A portion of the Paenibacillus hamazuiensis genome contains these proteins:
- a CDS encoding ABC transporter substrate-binding protein → MEEHFETLYKALMRETERHAEEVPVTVERLAQLLCCTERNVKLIVKAMADSGWIGWRPGRGRGNGSRLAFLTSPEQLLAQQARMWLSLGKEREALELIKSGRIGASAVEPLIRELAGSLGYRVEHTPAAGRVETLRFSTYRLLGRLDPAYVTRRTELHMVRQLFDTLVEFDRAKGEYKPALAHHWECGRDGTCWVFYLQKHVLFHHGSGMTARDVAATIRRLQAADDSPYRPLFAAIRDVRIRHDYEVELRLAAPDHRLPALLGSTASSIVPCDWDSALRTPPGAGPFRLARHDDVILALEAFAPYYRRRPHLDRVEMWFLPSLYEKTAPEAEEGPFGVNFQHYPYAGQGGKEWKRESLLDRGCKWMTLNAAKGGPLADRRVRRRIGAAIDRRRMIGELGGNRSEEASGFVLDMEPGPRRPSWAEEPEMTSPAWDKPVRLSLYTYEGAGNERESAWLREALRAVAVDLEVVLVPYDELLRPETIDAADMLLLEQAVDEDEEWTYFFQLGNPDSPVRRHMSPELAGQWTARLERIRAAAERSLRLELWHSLERELAASGEILFLYRRLQHMNYPQQLRGASISSFGWSNYKNLWFAST, encoded by the coding sequence ATGGAGGAGCACTTTGAAACGCTGTACAAGGCGCTCATGCGAGAAACGGAGCGTCATGCGGAGGAGGTGCCGGTCACGGTCGAACGGCTGGCACAGCTGCTTTGCTGCACGGAGCGCAACGTCAAGCTGATAGTCAAAGCGATGGCGGACTCCGGCTGGATCGGCTGGCGCCCCGGCCGCGGAAGAGGAAACGGATCGCGGCTTGCGTTTCTGACGAGCCCGGAGCAGCTGCTGGCGCAGCAAGCCAGGATGTGGCTCTCGCTCGGGAAGGAACGGGAGGCGCTCGAGCTGATCAAAAGCGGCCGGATCGGCGCTTCCGCGGTGGAGCCGCTCATCCGCGAGCTGGCCGGGTCGCTCGGCTACCGCGTCGAACATACGCCGGCGGCGGGGCGGGTGGAAACGCTGCGATTTTCCACGTACCGGCTGCTCGGCCGCCTCGATCCCGCCTATGTGACGCGCCGGACGGAACTGCACATGGTGCGACAGCTGTTCGATACGTTGGTCGAATTCGACCGGGCCAAGGGCGAATACAAGCCGGCGCTAGCCCATCACTGGGAGTGCGGCCGCGACGGAACCTGCTGGGTGTTTTACCTGCAGAAGCACGTCTTATTTCATCATGGCTCGGGGATGACGGCGCGGGATGTCGCGGCGACGATCAGACGCCTGCAGGCTGCCGACGATTCGCCTTACCGGCCGCTGTTTGCGGCGATTCGCGACGTCCGCATCCGCCACGACTACGAAGTCGAGCTGCGGCTCGCCGCGCCGGATCACCGGCTGCCGGCGCTGCTAGGCTCGACGGCGTCGTCGATCGTGCCCTGCGATTGGGACAGCGCTCTGCGGACGCCTCCCGGCGCCGGGCCGTTCCGCCTTGCGCGCCATGACGACGTCATCCTGGCGCTGGAGGCGTTCGCGCCGTATTACCGGCGGCGTCCTCATTTGGACCGGGTCGAAATGTGGTTTCTCCCATCGCTTTACGAGAAAACGGCTCCGGAAGCCGAAGAGGGGCCGTTCGGCGTGAACTTCCAGCATTACCCTTACGCCGGACAGGGTGGCAAGGAGTGGAAGCGGGAATCGCTGCTGGACCGCGGCTGCAAGTGGATGACGCTGAACGCGGCCAAGGGTGGACCGCTGGCTGACCGGCGCGTCCGCAGGAGGATCGGGGCGGCGATTGACCGCAGACGGATGATCGGGGAGCTTGGGGGAAATCGCAGCGAGGAAGCGAGCGGTTTTGTGCTCGACATGGAGCCTGGCCCTCGCCGGCCATCGTGGGCGGAGGAGCCGGAAATGACAAGTCCGGCCTGGGACAAGCCTGTCCGGCTGTCGCTGTATACTTACGAGGGTGCCGGCAACGAGCGGGAGTCGGCCTGGCTTCGGGAAGCGCTTAGGGCCGTCGCGGTCGACCTCGAGGTCGTGCTTGTCCCGTATGACGAGCTGCTTCGTCCGGAGACGATCGATGCGGCGGACATGCTGCTTCTGGAGCAGGCGGTCGACGAAGATGAGGAGTGGACTTATTTTTTTCAGCTGGGCAACCCGGACAGTCCGGTTCGCCGCCATATGTCCCCGGAGCTTGCGGGCCAATGGACGGCTCGGCTGGAACGGATTCGCGCAGCGGCGGAACGTTCCCTGCGGCTGGAGCTATGGCATTCGCTGGAGAGGGAGTTGGCCGCTTCGGGGGAGATTTTGTTTTTATACCGCCGGCTGCAGCATATGAACTACCCGCAGCAGCTGAGAGGCGCATCGATCAGCTCCTTCGGATGGAGCAACTACAAAAACCTGTGGTTTGCTTCGACATAA
- a CDS encoding MFS transporter, whose product MRSSGKTSVVIIAVVTAICLLGDSMLYIVLPVYWEQFGLDSLWQVGVLLSANRFARLPLGPLVGWLYHRITKRSGVLLAVIIALVTTWSYGFWHGFWPLLLMRVLWGVAWSMLRLGGYLTVLDASGENNRGQLLGTYNGLWGIGSLVGMLAGGLLADTVGIPAMCAALSVLTAAGIPFVFKYVPPVIAAVPANPREGDVPALPFWKQRGPLFVLLTGLLISTVYFGIYTSTLSKMVAEHLPSGAQLAGIAVGAATLTGIVQAVRWAWSPFLSPWIGRLSDGRLGRRAVFAGALLGTAFVFASLSLPAPFWLWMVLLMVTQLGNTAVVTLMDALASDEASKTSKVAFMTVYTTAVDLGSAIGPFAGYLAAGTLGLSGLYALSGALLAALALWWAADRRSSAHFISKGE is encoded by the coding sequence ATGCGCTCGTCCGGCAAAACATCCGTCGTCATCATCGCCGTCGTCACCGCCATCTGCCTGCTCGGCGATTCGATGCTGTACATCGTGCTGCCCGTCTACTGGGAACAATTCGGGCTGGATTCGCTGTGGCAGGTCGGCGTGCTGCTGTCCGCCAACCGGTTTGCGCGGCTGCCGCTCGGCCCGCTCGTCGGCTGGCTGTACCACCGCATCACGAAGCGCAGCGGCGTGCTGCTTGCGGTGATCATCGCGCTCGTCACGACTTGGTCGTACGGATTTTGGCACGGCTTCTGGCCACTCCTGCTGATGCGGGTGCTGTGGGGAGTCGCATGGTCCATGCTGCGGCTCGGCGGTTATTTGACGGTGCTGGACGCTTCCGGGGAAAACAACCGCGGCCAACTGCTCGGTACGTACAACGGACTTTGGGGTATCGGCAGCCTGGTCGGCATGCTTGCGGGAGGCCTGCTTGCCGATACCGTCGGCATTCCGGCCATGTGCGCCGCATTAAGCGTACTGACGGCAGCGGGAATTCCTTTCGTGTTCAAATACGTTCCCCCTGTTATAGCGGCCGTCCCGGCCAACCCCCGGGAAGGAGACGTTCCCGCTCTACCGTTTTGGAAGCAGCGGGGGCCTCTGTTCGTGCTGCTGACCGGCCTGCTCATCTCGACCGTCTACTTCGGCATATACACCTCCACGCTGAGCAAAATGGTCGCGGAGCACCTGCCCTCCGGTGCGCAGCTCGCCGGCATCGCGGTCGGCGCGGCGACGCTGACCGGCATCGTCCAGGCGGTCCGCTGGGCGTGGTCGCCGTTTTTATCTCCGTGGATCGGGAGGCTCTCCGACGGCCGACTTGGCCGGAGAGCGGTGTTTGCCGGCGCGCTGCTCGGAACAGCGTTCGTCTTCGCCTCACTATCGCTCCCCGCGCCGTTCTGGCTGTGGATGGTGCTGCTGATGGTCACTCAGCTCGGCAACACAGCCGTCGTTACGCTTATGGATGCGCTCGCTTCCGACGAGGCATCCAAAACGTCCAAGGTCGCGTTTATGACCGTCTATACGACCGCCGTCGATCTCGGCTCCGCGATCGGGCCGTTCGCCGGTTATTTGGCGGCCGGTACGCTCGGCTTATCCGGACTGTACGCGCTGTCCGGAGCGCTGCTGGCCGCCCTCGCCTTATGGTGGGCGGCGGACCGCAGAAGCTCCGCCCATTTCATTTCGAAAGGAGAATAG
- a CDS encoding HD domain-containing protein codes for MNPRLQKQLEFIMEIDKLKHIFRRSKLMNRSRFENDAEHSWHLAVMAMLLEEYAGETELNRLRVLHMLLIHDLVEIDAGDTFAYDAQGHEDKQEREENAARRLFFMLPPDQAEWIYGLWREFEERQTPESRFAAALDRLQPLIHNYYTEGESWKLHGIRRQQVLDRNRHIAEGSPELWELARHLIEDAVRKGYLAE; via the coding sequence ATGAATCCCCGTTTACAAAAGCAGCTCGAATTTATTATGGAAATCGACAAGCTGAAGCACATTTTTCGCCGATCGAAGCTCATGAACCGGTCCCGGTTCGAAAATGACGCCGAGCATTCGTGGCATCTGGCGGTCATGGCCATGCTGCTGGAGGAGTACGCGGGCGAAACGGAGCTGAACCGGCTGCGGGTGCTGCACATGCTGCTCATTCACGATCTCGTGGAAATCGATGCGGGGGATACTTTCGCATACGATGCGCAGGGGCATGAAGACAAGCAGGAGCGCGAGGAAAATGCGGCCAGAAGGCTGTTTTTCATGCTGCCGCCGGATCAGGCGGAATGGATTTACGGGCTGTGGAGGGAATTCGAAGAGCGGCAAACCCCGGAGTCCCGGTTCGCCGCCGCTCTCGACCGGCTGCAGCCGCTCATCCATAATTACTACACGGAAGGCGAATCGTGGAAGCTTCACGGCATCAGGCGACAGCAGGTGCTCGATCGCAACCGGCATATCGCCGAAGGCTCTCCCGAGCTTTGGGAGCTTGCCCGGCATTTAATCGAAGATGCGGTGCGCAAAGGTTATTTGGCGGAATAA
- the leuA gene encoding 2-isopropylmalate synthase, whose product MKNVEKYARGYFMPPETSLNWTRKEYITEAPIWCSVDLRDGNQALIVPMNLEEKLEYFKLLVDIGFKEIEVGFPAASETEFTFLRTLIEQELIPDDVTIQVLTQSREHIIRKTFESLKGAKKAVVHLYNSTSVAQREQVFRKSKEEIIDIAVSGAKLLKQCAEETEGNFQFQYSPESFTGTEIDFALDICNSVLDVWRPTAENPVIINLPATVSMSMPHVYASQIEYMSERLNFREHVILSVHPHNDRGTGVADAELGVLAGAQRVEGTLFGNGERTGNVDIVTLALNMYSHGVDPKLNFENIPAIISVYERLTKMRVSERHPYGGELVFTAFSGSHQDAIAKGMKWREEKEPRHWSVPYLLIDPKDIGREYEGDIIRINSQSGKGGIGYVLQLKYGLDLPAKMRENFGYCVKNVSDQQQKELLPDEIYDIFVKEYVNIQTPVEFVKYRFTDDEDFQTVVTIRIGNEVKEIAGTGNGRLDAISNALQTVLGMNYTDLIYKEHALETGSKSQAVSYIGIKASDGSVHWGCGIDVDIMTSSVKALFSAVNQMSRKTAGGSLR is encoded by the coding sequence ATGAAAAATGTTGAAAAGTACGCCAGAGGATATTTTATGCCGCCAGAGACAAGCTTGAATTGGACCAGAAAGGAATACATTACGGAGGCACCGATTTGGTGCAGCGTCGATCTGCGTGACGGAAATCAGGCATTAATCGTTCCGATGAATTTGGAGGAGAAGCTGGAATACTTCAAATTGCTTGTAGATATCGGGTTCAAGGAGATCGAAGTCGGATTTCCCGCAGCTTCGGAAACGGAATTTACCTTTTTGCGCACATTGATCGAGCAGGAATTGATACCCGACGATGTAACCATCCAAGTGCTTACCCAATCGCGAGAGCATATTATCCGCAAAACCTTTGAATCGCTGAAAGGCGCGAAAAAAGCCGTAGTGCATTTGTACAACTCGACATCCGTGGCGCAGCGGGAACAAGTATTCCGCAAATCCAAAGAAGAAATTATCGACATCGCTGTGAGCGGCGCCAAGTTATTAAAGCAGTGTGCGGAGGAAACAGAAGGGAATTTTCAGTTCCAGTATTCTCCGGAAAGCTTTACGGGTACGGAAATTGATTTTGCACTGGACATCTGCAACAGCGTGCTCGACGTATGGCGGCCGACGGCGGAGAACCCGGTCATCATCAATCTTCCCGCAACGGTATCCATGTCGATGCCTCATGTGTACGCCAGCCAGATCGAGTATATGAGCGAGCGCCTGAATTTTCGGGAGCATGTCATCTTGTCGGTCCATCCGCATAACGACAGGGGAACGGGTGTGGCGGATGCGGAGCTGGGGGTGCTGGCCGGAGCCCAGCGCGTCGAAGGCACTTTGTTCGGAAACGGGGAAAGAACGGGGAACGTGGACATTGTCACGCTGGCTCTGAACATGTACTCCCACGGGGTGGACCCGAAGCTGAATTTCGAGAACATCCCTGCGATCATCTCCGTTTATGAACGACTGACCAAAATGAGAGTAAGCGAAAGACATCCTTACGGAGGCGAGCTGGTATTCACCGCTTTCTCCGGTTCGCATCAGGATGCCATTGCCAAAGGAATGAAATGGCGCGAGGAAAAGGAACCCCGGCATTGGTCGGTCCCTTATTTGCTGATTGATCCGAAGGACATCGGCAGGGAGTATGAAGGCGATATAATCCGCATTAACAGCCAGTCCGGCAAAGGCGGGATCGGATACGTGCTGCAGCTGAAGTACGGACTCGATCTCCCGGCGAAAATGCGCGAAAACTTCGGTTACTGCGTTAAAAACGTATCGGATCAGCAGCAAAAGGAACTGCTGCCCGATGAAATTTACGATATTTTCGTGAAGGAATATGTGAATATACAAACGCCTGTCGAGTTTGTCAAATACCGCTTTACAGACGATGAAGATTTTCAGACCGTTGTCACTATACGGATCGGCAATGAAGTCAAGGAAATTGCCGGCACCGGAAACGGAAGACTCGATGCGATCAGCAATGCTCTGCAAACCGTTCTGGGGATGAACTATACGGATTTGATCTATAAAGAGCACGCTTTGGAAACAGGCTCTAAGTCGCAAGCTGTCTCTTATATCGGCATCAAAGCTTCGGACGGCAGCGTCCATTGGGGCTGCGGCATTGACGTTGATATCATGACCTCATCCGTAAAAGCTCTGTTCAGTGCCGTGAATCAAATGAGCCGTAAAACCGCCGGCGGTTCACTGCGCTGA
- a CDS encoding DUF6022 family protein: MKKFIEYGEADTADIQAVAKYANHCVSETWEDVLNEQREELLRMFEQYGDRAYGVYIQKFTAPLFDELIEAGFQVRPGFHLSDSVENWGPPEERERCAWYAVKRPDGTSLGTLVLQVFHSHTQFHIPEPPRVFGIEETEREAVLDKIGAAALRTGHVSRNTGYKEAAGDIQKWEYSTETGLGDYAGYPGFDYALAKWGRHGWELVSVTPHQDRLIAFFKRPAP, from the coding sequence ATGAAAAAATTTATCGAGTACGGCGAGGCGGACACCGCCGACATTCAGGCGGTCGCCAAATACGCCAATCATTGTGTAAGTGAGACATGGGAGGATGTTCTGAACGAGCAGCGGGAGGAGCTCTTGAGGATGTTCGAACAATACGGAGACCGCGCCTACGGAGTGTATATTCAAAAGTTTACGGCCCCTTTGTTCGACGAATTGATCGAAGCCGGTTTTCAGGTTCGTCCCGGCTTTCATTTATCCGATTCGGTGGAAAATTGGGGACCGCCGGAAGAGCGGGAGCGGTGCGCCTGGTACGCGGTCAAGCGGCCGGACGGCACATCGCTCGGCACGCTGGTGCTGCAGGTGTTCCACTCCCATACGCAGTTTCATATTCCGGAGCCGCCGCGTGTTTTTGGCATCGAAGAGACGGAACGCGAAGCGGTTTTGGATAAAATCGGAGCCGCTGCATTGCGCACGGGGCATGTAAGCCGAAATACGGGTTATAAGGAAGCAGCCGGCGATATTCAGAAGTGGGAGTACAGCACGGAAACCGGACTCGGGGATTACGCCGGTTATCCGGGCTTCGACTACGCTTTGGCCAAATGGGGCCGGCATGGCTGGGAACTCGTATCGGTGACGCCGCATCAAGACCGGCTTATCGCTTTCTTCAAGCGCCCTGCACCATAG